The DNA region TTGGGCGATAGATACTTGCAGTATTCAACAGCTTGCTATAATTACCCACACCCTGGAACAATGCATAAACTCCAATCCCCTTGTATTCCAGTCCAAGATCAAACGAGTAATAGATTTCAGGGCAAGTTGAATTATAACCTAGAGCTACCTGATCATAAGAGTCAATCTTATTATCGCCATTCTGGTCTTTAAACATCAAGTCCCCCGGACGTACATCACCCAATAATTGTTCAACTCCACGGTTATCTATTTCCTCCTGAGATTTATAAATACCTATTACTTCATAACCGAAAATCTGATTCATGGAGCCTCCCGTACGTTTAAGATAGTCATACGGACGATACTCTTCATTTTGATTCACAATTTTATTACGGGCAAAAGTAAACTGTCCGCCCAGACGATATTTCAAATTACCAATCTTGTCTTCCCAACCTAAAGATGCTTCAATGCCCCTGTTATCCACAACACCATTATTAATCTGAGGTACCGACATACCAAATATCTGAGATACCGAACCTCCGCTACTCACCAGAATATCCGTACGATGGTCATAGAATGCATCCAATGTCAACGTCAGTCTGTTCCAAGCTCTAAAGTCAATACCAACATTCAATTTATGAGATTTCTCATAAGTCAGTCCGTCTATTCCCAACTGAGTAAATTTCATACCGGATGAAGAAGATGGCACATTAGAAGTATTCTGGAAATAAAAAGAATTTCCACTACCATAAATATCCTGGAACAGATTTACACCGTAATTTGCACGACCGGACACGCCATATGAAGCTCTGATTTTCAACAAGTTCAGCCATTCGCGTTTCATAAAATCTTCTTTAGACAGAATCCAACCTGCACCTATTGCTGGGAAAATTCCCCAACGGTCGTCAGGATCAAGAATACTGGAAGCAGAACCGGATAACGAAAAATCAACCAAATAGCGATCATTATAAGAGTAGTGTGCGCTACCCACTATATCCATAAATGCGCGCCCTGAATTCTGACTTTTCAATTTAGTCTTATCCATGGAGTAAAGCAAAGTTGCATTCAGTCTATGTTTATTCCATTGCTTAATGTAATTAGTATAGAGCTCCAGATTAAAATGAGTGGAAACTGAACCTACACTTTTTGAAAAAGCCAATGTTCCTTCATTACGAAGTGTAGAATAACTCTTTTCACCGGTTACCAGATCAATGGCAGCCGACTCATAACCAAAATTTTTTGTGTTATTATCCCAATAAGAAGCTGTATTATCTATACCGGCCTTGAAACCTGCCGACCAACCAGGAAGTATAGCAGACAAATCTTGTTTCAAATTCATATCGGCGTACATGGCACGTGTTTGGGAACGAGCATATCCTCTTCCGGAAATAAGTGCTACGGGATTATTGGAATAAGTAGTAGTACCTCCCCATATTCCTCTGTCTGTCTTCACAGGAAATGCACCTGAAGGCACTTGATACAGTGCAGAGAAGATGTTATCCGTACTTTCACCCGGACGGTTATGTTCAGTAAAGTTACCCAGCAAATTCAACTGTACTGTAGTAGTGGGAGACACTGTGACATCCAGATTTGTACGGATATTCAGCCTTGTATACTTCAGTTGTGTAGAGTACCCATCGTTATCTGAGGTTGGTTTTAATATTCCACGATTATCCAAAAAGTTCAGCATCGTGTAGTAACGTACAAACTTACTTCCTCCCTGAGCTGAAAAATTCACATTATCCCCATAGCTCGCATCTCTCAATGACTCATCTATCCAGTCTATATTTGGATAGAAATTCGGATTGGTCTGATCTTTAAATGCATTCAGTTCTGAATCCGAATAGCGAGGGCTCAAACCATCATTACGCATAGCCTCATTTAAAGCTGTCGCATAAATATAACCATCTACAAAATCAGGCAAACGTTTAGGCGTAGCCATATTAAATTCGTAAGAAAAATTAATTTTAGGCGCTCCTATCGTCCCCCGTTTAGTCTTCACTATAACAACCCCGTTTGCACCACGAATACCATATAAACTGGTAGCTACTGCATCTTTCAGCACACTAACCGATTCTATCTCTTCAGAACTCAATTCATCAATCGAGCGTTCAAAGCCATCTACCAATACAAGCGGGCTATTCGAATTCAAGGAACCGATTCCACGTACATACATCGTCGCCCCGTTCTCCCAAACCGTACCGGCATTCTGCAAGACCATCAATCCGGGAAGTGTACCAAATAACTGATTAGATGGTTTTATGCTGTTCTTATGTGAGAGATTCGTAGTAGCAGACACTGCACCGGTCACCTCTTTCGCATCGTAAGTAATAGTACGTCCCAGTTCTATCACCTCATTATTCTGACGGACTGTCAATGTGTCTTCCTGAGCCATTATGCCAAGCGAACACAGTATGCCAGCCAAAACTATATTGAATCTTTTATTCATAATCTTTTTCATTTCTAATTTTCAGAAACATTACTCCCAACCCGGATTCTGTATCAATCCGTATCCTTTATTTACCTCATCCTGCGGGAAGGCACTCAAGTACCAAATCGGAGAAAATCCACCGGAATTCCACCAAGCCCGATTTCTATCTGTATCTGCCAAAGAATAAGGTTCGCAAATGTAAGATCCATCATTCTTATTTTTATATACCCTCAATCCATGTAAAGGTGCAGTAAACTTATTTTCCATTTTCCAGCGGATCAGGTCAAAGAAACGTACTTCTTCGTATCCAAATTCGCAAGCACGCTCACGAAGAATAGCTTCACGAAATTGTTCTTGTGTCATACCGGTTTTCAGCCCATCCAACCCCACACGCGCCCGCACATCATTCACATATTGATATGCCAGACTGTTGGGACCTCCATTATATTCATTCAAAGCTTCTGCATAGCTCAAATAAAGTTCAGCAATACGAAGATGAGGCCATTGAATGACATGTCCGCTGAGTTCTGTACCACGGTCCAATCCCCATTTCCGGCAAGCCAATCCATTTTTCAGACTTAAAGCATTCATTGCTCCCTGTCCCCAATCTTTTCCTGCCGGATAATTCGTTTTATCATCAGTTTTTTCTTGAGTAAGTTCCGCCGTTCTTCCCTGATAAATATCTCCATCCAAAATAAATGTTTCGCTCAGACGGGGATCACGATTAATAAATGGGTTTGCCGCATGTTCAGGATTATTCCAATCAAAGTCTGAACCATCAGCCATCGGAAACATATCGAAATATTCTTTAGTAGGGCAATAACCTCCCCATCTGATAGCATTCCATAACACTAATGTTCCTGCACTAAGACTGGCACTATATATATTCCGATGTACTGAAATCAATGTTTCCGTCGTTCCACGATCAAAATATGCTTTCCTGAAAGCATAACGATATTCATTGGGAGAAACATCTCCTTTCTGCACCAAACGATAATATCCATTCTGAGACAATGCCGCAAAAAAGGCTTCACAAGCATCTACAGCTTTTTTCCAACGATCGCGACTGTAATTACCATACCAGGTCATATGTTGCTCAGATGCCACTCCGGCAGCATAAGGCTGATCACTATTAAACAAAGGACTCGCAACAAACAACAAGACTCTTGCCTTCAATCCATAGGCACCGGCTTTAGTCATACGACCATCCCATTGTGCAATATCTCCGTCTGTCACCCTCCAAGGGAATTGGGGGCAGGCAATAGCCTCATCCAAAAGTCCCACAATATAATTCACAGTTTCCTCCAAAGTAGCGCGTGCCGGCATCTCATCATCTGCCGCAATCACTTTATTTACAATAGGAAGACCACCATAATGACGTAGCATATGCGCATAGTAAACCGCAACAATCATTTTAGCTTCTGCCTTCAGACGTTCTTTCTCGTCCTGATCCATGTCAGGCACCTTATCTATATTCGCAACAAGTAACCAAGCGTTACGAATAGCTGACCACATGTGAGTTTCACTCTCATTAAAACGAATTTTTGTAGCCATATAGGTCGCACGCGGGGCATTCTCTGTACTGGAGTTATAATTACCATTGTAATAAACCCGCTGAACACCCGAGTATCCTACATTATCATTATTCAAATCAGTCAATCCTTCAAGAGTGCCCAACCACATGGTAGTCCAATAACCACTGGTTTCCAGTCCATAAGGTAAATACTGATAGCTGTACCATAGTACACGCTTAGCATATTCCGCAGTAGAAAATACGGTATCAATCGTGACATCCGTACTGGGTGGTTTCTGCAGGAACTTATCCCCGAAAGCCAAATCCTCGCACGCCACTGTCATCAACAAGCCCAAAGCCAATAATATAATGTGAAAATGATTTCTTATATTTTTCATAATTACTATTTATTAAAATCCTACTCTTAAACCGAAATTCACGATTTTAATCAACGGATAGGCACGTCCATCCGGATTAGATTCCGGATCACAGAAATCCAGTCCACTAAATGTCAATAGGTTATACCCGGTAACAGAAAGACGTAACGAACTGATTCGCATTTTCTGCAACAAAGCCTTCGGGAAGGAATAACCAACTTCTATATTTTTCAGGCGGACATAAGAAGCATCACGCAACCATAAATCCGAATCCTTATAATTATTAGTTTTACTACCACTCAATGAAATGGCAGGTGCTTTCGCACTATTACCCTTTTCTGGTGTCCAGGCATCATCAATCATATATTGTAAAAGAGAGTTCGTACCAGTCTCACCAAACGGAGTACGATAAATACGACTCACAAGTCTTGAAGTCTTGAATGCCCCTGCCCAGGTCATACTAACATCAAAGCCTTTCCAAGAAAATCCTAATTGTACATTGCCGTTCAGAAGCGGATATGTGGGATAACCAATGGCCGAAATATCGTTCGCATCAATCTTACCATCACCGTTCAAATCTTTATATTTCACATCTCCGGCTATGGGAGAAAAACCTGTACCATGATCGGGTATACCATTTTCTTTCCCTTTCAGTGATTCATAATTTGCAGCCTCTTCCTCTGAAAAGAAACCATCATATACATACCCAAATTGCTGTCCTACCGGACGTCCGGTTTCGCGCATCCACTCATACGGTTGAGGAATTTCATCCTTATAGATTATCTTATTTTTGGCATAAGACCAGCTGGTTCCGATATAATAGCCAAATTCCTCTATCTTATCCTCCCAGCGTGCTGTCACTTCAAAACCTTTATTATCCACCTTACCCAAATTCACAATAGGCAGAGAGATAGCCAGATATCCGGGATTGATTTGACGGGAAATCAGAATGTCCTTACGATGTTCAATAAAGTAATCAAATGAAGTTTTCAAGCGGCTATCGAAGAAATGGAGGTCGACACCATAGTTCTGTTTTGCGGCAGTTTCCCAAGTCACATCCGGATTACCTACTTTGGATTCCTTAGAACCTACAAGAGTATTATTGGAGGTTGCGCCGAAACCGTAGTTACCGGTAGATATCGTATAAGAGTCCGGAAGATACAGAAAACGGGAGCCGTCAGAAACTTTATCATTACCCACAATACCATAAGATGCACGCAATTTCAGATAACTAACATAGGGTTTCAACGGCTGCATGAATTTCTCTTCCGAAATAATCCAACCTACCGAACCTGCCGGGAACATACCAAAACGTTTTCCTTCCGCAAAATTTTCCGATCCGTTATAGCCAATACTCAAATCTATCAGATAACGTGTATTGTAGTCATAAGTAACACGTCCTACAAACCCCACATAACTACGTGGTATACCTGCATAAACACCAGAACTTGAATAGTAATATTTCATATTCTGATTGTACATAGCTAATGCGGATACATGATGCAACCCCAAATTTCTTTGATAATTCAATGCAGCTTCCAGGTACCAGTCACGACTTTGTCCGGTAGTTTGTGTCCAACCTAAAGTCTGCGCTTCTTGTGTTTTCCGCACCAAGGTCTCACCGCTTTCCGAAACAAAAGCTTCATATCTGTCAGCTCTTCCTTCACGGCGACGTTTGTCGGTCACGCCACTATTATAAGCTCCTTTTACATGAGCTTTCAACCCTTTTGTTACAATATCAAGTTTCTGTTCCAGAGAAAAGTCGAAGTTAATCACATTCCCTCCCGTGGTAGAGTAACCTTTTCCATAATAGGTGCCCAAACCATCATTCATAACACCGAAAGAACCAAAAACCCGCTGGTTTACACCTATCCATCTGCCATCTACAATACCAGCACCAGAAAAAGGTACAGCACTATAAATATTATCATATAAATAAGAAAGATCTGTATAAGTACCGTTATTATAATTGGGTTCTGTTTTGTCAGTCAGACGTCCCCCCAGATTGATCTTCATAGAGGTAGTCTTCGTCACATCAATATCCATATTAATACGGTAGTTGTAACGATTGTAACTAAAACCACGGTCGTTTTCATGATATGTTTCGAATTGCCCTTTCTGAGTAAACACACCTAATGAAGCAAAATAACGTACCCGATCGGAACCGCCCGAAATAGACAAGTTGTGTTGTGACTGCCATGCCAGATCTTTAATTAATAAATCCGTCCAGTCTGTATCCGAATAAAGAATCGGATTACTATACGTACGAAATCCTTCCAACATTTCCTCCGTAAACATCAGCTTATCTTCCGCTACACCATCACGCCTTTGAGCTGCATTGTAAGTCGTCGCATAATCGTAACTGTTGGCAAAATCCGGAATATTAGTAGGCATCTGAAGGCCTGCACTGGTAGAAAAAGAAATCTTAGCCTTACCGGCTTGTCCACGTTTAGTAGTCACCAAGATTACACCATTAGCACCACGCACACCGAACACTGCCGTAGCAGACGCATCTTTCAGTACAGTGATATCTTCAACTTCATTCGGGTCTAATTGGGTGAACGAACGTTCCACTCCATCAACCAGACACAACGGAGTAGACAACCCTGTAGATAAAGAACCTACACCGCGTACATATAAGGTGGCATCATCGGCACCCGGCTGACCGCTACTCTGTACGCTGGATAATCCGGGAACTTTGCCGCTCAACGCATTGGCAATACTTCCCACCGGAGATTTCATAATTTCATCAGATTTCACTGAGGATAAAGCACCAGTAACGGTTACTTTCTTAGTAGTACCATAAGCAACGACCTGCACCTCCTGTAACAGTGTAGAACTTTCAGACATGGTGATCTTCAGCTTACTTTCGCCTTTATAGACGATTTCTTTATCATTGTAACCGACATAGGACACCACGATTGTAGCGCCAATCGGGACACTTAATGTGAACTTTCCGTCCACATCCGTAATTTTACCGTTTTGGGTCCCCTTTACCCTGACAGTAGCACCAATAATCGGGCCCTGGTCATCAATAACCTCTCCCGTCACGACTCTTTCCTTATCTTGCTGT from Bacteroides sp. MSB163 includes:
- a CDS encoding SusC/RagA family TonB-linked outer membrane protein produces the protein MNKRFNIVLAGILCSLGIMAQEDTLTVRQNNEVIELGRTITYDAKEVTGAVSATTNLSHKNSIKPSNQLFGTLPGLMVLQNAGTVWENGATMYVRGIGSLNSNSPLVLVDGFERSIDELSSEEIESVSVLKDAVATSLYGIRGANGVVIVKTKRGTIGAPKINFSYEFNMATPKRLPDFVDGYIYATALNEAMRNDGLSPRYSDSELNAFKDQTNPNFYPNIDWIDESLRDASYGDNVNFSAQGGSKFVRYYTMLNFLDNRGILKPTSDNDGYSTQLKYTRLNIRTNLDVTVSPTTTVQLNLLGNFTEHNRPGESTDNIFSALYQVPSGAFPVKTDRGIWGGTTTYSNNPVALISGRGYARSQTRAMYADMNLKQDLSAILPGWSAGFKAGIDNTASYWDNNTKNFGYESAAIDLVTGEKSYSTLRNEGTLAFSKSVGSVSTHFNLELYTNYIKQWNKHRLNATLLYSMDKTKLKSQNSGRAFMDIVGSAHYSYNDRYLVDFSLSGSASSILDPDDRWGIFPAIGAGWILSKEDFMKREWLNLLKIRASYGVSGRANYGVNLFQDIYGSGNSFYFQNTSNVPSSSSGMKFTQLGIDGLTYEKSHKLNVGIDFRAWNRLTLTLDAFYDHRTDILVSSGGSVSQIFGMSVPQINNGVVDNRGIEASLGWEDKIGNLKYRLGGQFTFARNKIVNQNEEYRPYDYLKRTGGSMNQIFGYEVIGIYKSQEEIDNRGVEQLLGDVRPGDLMFKDQNGDNKIDSYDQVALGYNSTCPEIYYSFDLGLEYKGIGVYALFQGVGNYSKLLNTASIYRPIVNNNTISTYYWENRWSESNPNGTLPRLTYSGSDNNYNTNSLWVTDASYLKLRTLELYYNFSAKLLKRTGFLAGVKVFARAHDLFCLDGIDLRDPESIGTEHPTMTQYAFGFNLSF
- a CDS encoding RagB/SusD family nutrient uptake outer membrane protein, whose product is MKNIRNHFHIILLALGLLMTVACEDLAFGDKFLQKPPSTDVTIDTVFSTAEYAKRVLWYSYQYLPYGLETSGYWTTMWLGTLEGLTDLNNDNVGYSGVQRVYYNGNYNSSTENAPRATYMATKIRFNESETHMWSAIRNAWLLVANIDKVPDMDQDEKERLKAEAKMIVAVYYAHMLRHYGGLPIVNKVIAADDEMPARATLEETVNYIVGLLDEAIACPQFPWRVTDGDIAQWDGRMTKAGAYGLKARVLLFVASPLFNSDQPYAAGVASEQHMTWYGNYSRDRWKKAVDACEAFFAALSQNGYYRLVQKGDVSPNEYRYAFRKAYFDRGTTETLISVHRNIYSASLSAGTLVLWNAIRWGGYCPTKEYFDMFPMADGSDFDWNNPEHAANPFINRDPRLSETFILDGDIYQGRTAELTQEKTDDKTNYPAGKDWGQGAMNALSLKNGLACRKWGLDRGTELSGHVIQWPHLRIAELYLSYAEALNEYNGGPNSLAYQYVNDVRARVGLDGLKTGMTQEQFREAILRERACEFGYEEVRFFDLIRWKMENKFTAPLHGLRVYKNKNDGSYICEPYSLADTDRNRAWWNSGGFSPIWYLSAFPQDEVNKGYGLIQNPGWE
- a CDS encoding SusC/RagA family TonB-linked outer membrane protein, with translation MKNKLWLFIFAFLAVCPGRSFGNSNRSEAVSVTQQDKERVVTGEVIDDQGPIIGATVRVKGTQNGKITDVDGKFTLSVPIGATIVVSYVGYNDKEIVYKGESKLKITMSESSTLLQEVQVVAYGTTKKVTVTGALSSVKSDEIMKSPVGSIANALSGKVPGLSSVQSSGQPGADDATLYVRGVGSLSTGLSTPLCLVDGVERSFTQLDPNEVEDITVLKDASATAVFGVRGANGVILVTTKRGQAGKAKISFSTSAGLQMPTNIPDFANSYDYATTYNAAQRRDGVAEDKLMFTEEMLEGFRTYSNPILYSDTDWTDLLIKDLAWQSQHNLSISGGSDRVRYFASLGVFTQKGQFETYHENDRGFSYNRYNYRINMDIDVTKTTSMKINLGGRLTDKTEPNYNNGTYTDLSYLYDNIYSAVPFSGAGIVDGRWIGVNQRVFGSFGVMNDGLGTYYGKGYSTTGGNVINFDFSLEQKLDIVTKGLKAHVKGAYNSGVTDKRRREGRADRYEAFVSESGETLVRKTQEAQTLGWTQTTGQSRDWYLEAALNYQRNLGLHHVSALAMYNQNMKYYYSSSGVYAGIPRSYVGFVGRVTYDYNTRYLIDLSIGYNGSENFAEGKRFGMFPAGSVGWIISEEKFMQPLKPYVSYLKLRASYGIVGNDKVSDGSRFLYLPDSYTISTGNYGFGATSNNTLVGSKESKVGNPDVTWETAAKQNYGVDLHFFDSRLKTSFDYFIEHRKDILISRQINPGYLAISLPIVNLGKVDNKGFEVTARWEDKIEEFGYYIGTSWSYAKNKIIYKDEIPQPYEWMRETGRPVGQQFGYVYDGFFSEEEAANYESLKGKENGIPDHGTGFSPIAGDVKYKDLNGDGKIDANDISAIGYPTYPLLNGNVQLGFSWKGFDVSMTWAGAFKTSRLVSRIYRTPFGETGTNSLLQYMIDDAWTPEKGNSAKAPAISLSGSKTNNYKDSDLWLRDASYVRLKNIEVGYSFPKALLQKMRISSLRLSVTGYNLLTFSGLDFCDPESNPDGRAYPLIKIVNFGLRVGF